A DNA window from Camelina sativa cultivar DH55 chromosome 17, Cs, whole genome shotgun sequence contains the following coding sequences:
- the LOC109125240 gene encoding uncharacterized protein LOC109125240, whose protein sequence is MMKKSKVKGSSAEKKYPPRLYPEGKSPLQRRSMHHNCTLSSFGFMKECIRDDVYADIRDNSQVGVILKLADSDYVWWAKLVHYMLTRQLAIERSYEMWALIEGSPIRFSLYEYEDISGLNCDMIDEEDKVDVDHTEFWAELNVDVGVGPNWFDLDEALKQCRTSLPELRKKIGLLFVLHVGILGLSRSSRIPLEYAKRVLDSEAFERFPWGRVGFKELIQSIKVVSFENDTYAIHGCVYVLMVWALESLVNFGKKYGTKRKIDDDDVEEXK, encoded by the exons atgatgaaaaaatcGAAAG TTAAGGGATCAAGTGCAGAGAAGAAGTACCCTCCAAGGCTGTATCCTGAAGGGAAATCTCCCCTACAGAGACGGAGTATGCATCATAACTGCACATTGAGCAGTTTTGGATTTATGAAGGAGTGCATTAGGGATGATGTGTACGCGGATATCAGAGATAATTCGCAAGTAGGTGTTATCTTAAAACTAGCAGATAGTGACTATGTATGGTGGGCAAAGTTGGTGCACTACATGTTAACTCGACAGCTGGCAATAGAGAGGAGCTATGAGATGTGGGCATTGATTGAAGGGAGTCCTATCAGGTTTTCTCTTTATGAGTATGAAGACATATCCGGCCTGAACTGTGATATGATAGATGAAGAGGATAAAGTGGATGTTGATCACACTGAATTCTGGGCTGAGTTAAATGTGGATGTAGGGGTTGGTCCAAACTGGTTTGATTTGGATGAAGCGTTGAAGCAGTGTAGGACCTCGCTTCCTGAATTGAGAAAGAAGATTGGACTGTTGTTTGTCCTTCATGTTGGTATATTGGGGCTATCTCGGTCCAGCAGGATTCCACTAGAGTATGCGAAACGAGTTCTGGATAGTGAGGCTTTTGAGAGATTTCCTTGGGGTCGTGTTGGTTTTAAAGAGTTGATTCAGTCAATAAAAGTTGTGTCCTTTGAGAATGATACATATGCTATACATGGATGTGTATATGTCCTAATGGTATGGGCTTTGGAAAGTTTGGTTAACTTTGGAAAAAAGTATGGgacgaaaagaaaaattgatgatgatgatgtcgaaGAAGNGAAATAG